TGTGTGACGAGGACGTTGTCGGCGAAGGTGTCTTCGGGCAGCTCGACCGACTTCAGCACCGACGTCAGCGCGGCGAGGTGCACGATGCCCGCGGTTTCGCGGGTCACGGCCTGCTCGCGGACGGCCGCCTCACGAAGGTCGCCGGTTACCACGCGAACGCCGTCGAGCTCTTCGGGGAAGCGGACCCGGTCGACGACAGTGACCGGGACGCCCCGGTCGCGGAGGGCGCGCACGACGGCCCGGCCGATGAAGCCGCTGCCGCCGGTCACGACCACGGACATCCGATCAGGACCGTGCCCATTCGCCATGGCCGTCAACCTACCTCCCGTTCCTATGCGACTGTTCGTGAAGGCCACCTTCAGGAACTTGTACTTCCTCAAGGTGGCCTTCACGGACTTGCGGCGAAGGCCTCCGGCGGCGGGCAGGAGCAGACCAGGTTCCGGTCGCCCGCCGCGCCGTCGATGCGGCGGACCGGGGGCCAGATCTTCGGCGCGGACGTCCCCGCGGGGAACACCGCGGTTTCGCGGCTGTACGGCCGGTTCCATTCGCCCGCGACGCACCGGGCGGTGTGCGGTGCCTGCCGCAGCGGGGACTCTTCCAGCGGCCACTCCCCCGCCGCGACGCGGTCGATCTCGCCGCGGATCGCGATCATCGCCGCGCAGAAGCGGTCGAGTTCGGCGAGGTCTTCGCTCTCCGTCGGCTCCACCATCAGCGTGCCCGCGACGGGGAACGACATCGTGGGCGCGTGCAGCCCGTAGTCCGCCAGCCGTTTGGCGACGTCGTCGACCGTGACGCCGGTGGCCTTCGTCAGCGGCCGCAGGTCGAGGATGCACTCGTGCGCCACGAGCCCTTCACGGCCGGCGTACAGCACCGGGTAGTGGCCGGCGAGGCGGCGGGCGACGTAGTTGGCGTTGGCCACCGCGACGAGCGTCGCCCGGCGCAGGCCCTCGGCCCCCATCATCCGGACGTAGGCCCACGAAATCGGCAGGATCGACGCGCTGCCCCACGACGCCGCGCTGACCGGGCCGACCCCGGTGACCGGGCCGGCGGCCTGCTGCATCGGGTGGTTCGGCAGGAACGGCGCGAGGTGCGCGCGGACCCCGATCGGGCCGACGCCGGGCCCGCCGCCCCCGTGCGGGATGCAGAACGTCTTGTGCAGGTTGAGGTGCGAGACGTCGGCGCCGAACCGGCCGTACTGGGCGACGCCGATCAACGCGTTCAGGTTGGCGCCGTCGACGTACACCTGGCCGCCCGCGTCGTGCACCGCCGCGCACACCTCGCCGACGGTGTCTTCGTAGACACCGTGCGTCGACGGGTACGTGAGCATGATCGCGGCGAGATCGGCCCGGTGCTCGTCCACTGTGGACCGCAGGTGGGCGAGGTCGATGTCGCCACGGTCGTCGCAGCGGACGACGACCACGCGCATACCCGCCATCACGGCGCTGGCGGCGTTCGTGCCGTGCGCGCTGGCCGGGATCAGGCAGACGTCGCGCGCGTCCTCACCCCGGGACAGGTGGTAGGCGCGGATGGCCAGCAGGCCCGCGAACTCGCCCTGGCTGCCGGCGTTGGGCTGCAGGGAAACCGCGTCGTAGCCGGTGATCCGCGCGAGCCAGGCACTCAGGTCGGCGGCCACCGCCAGGAGCCCGGCGGCGTCCTCGGCGGGCGCGAACGGGTGCAGCCCGGCGAACTCCGGCCAGGTGACCGGCTCCATTTCGGCGGTGGCGTTGAGTTTCATGGTGCACGAGCCGAGCGGGATCATGCTGCGGTCGAGCGCGACGTCCTTGTCCGACAACGCACGCAGGTAGCGCAGCATCGCGGTTTCCGAGCGGTGCGCGTGGAACACCGGGTGCGCGAGATAGCCGCTCGTGCGCCGCAAGGGCGGCGGGAGCGCGTCCGCGGTGTCCGCGTCGAGTCCGTCCACATCGGACACCGAGACGCCGAACGCCTTCCACACGCACGAAAGCCGTTCGCGGGTGGTCGTCTCGTCGCAGGCGATGCCGACGTGGTCGTCGTCGATCCGGCGCAGGGAGACGCCGAGGTCGCGGGCCGCCGCGACGACCGCGTCCGCGCGGCCGGGCACCGCCGCGGCGACGGTGTCGAAGAACTCGCCGTGCACGACGTCGACCCCGCCCTCGGCGAGGCCGGCGGCCAGCACGGTGGCCATCCGGTGGGCCCGCAGCGCGATCGCGCGCAGCCCTTCGGGCCCGTGGTACACGGCGTACATCGACGCCATCACCGCGAGCAGGACCTGCGCGGTGCAGATGTTCGAGGTCGCCTTCTCGCGGCGGATGTGCTGTTCGCGGGTCTGCAGGGCGAGCCGGTACGCGGGCGTGCCGTCGGCGTCCTTCGACACGCCGACCAGCCGGCCGGGCAGCTGCCGTTCGAGTCCCTTCCGCACGGCGAGGTACGCCGCGTGCGGGCCGCCGAAGCCGAGCGGGACGCCGAACCGCTGCGTCGATCCGACGGCGACGTCGGCACCGAGCTCGCCCGGCGGCCGCAGCAGGGTCAGCGCGAGGGGGTCGGCGGCGACGATCACCGCCGCGCCGTGCTTCTTGGCCTCGCCGATGGTGAGGTCGAGCTCCCGCACCGCACCGGACGCGCCCGGGTAGGACAGGAGCACGCCGAAGAAGTCGCCGCCGAGCCCGAGTCCGGTCAGCCCCTGGGAGAGGTCCTCGACGACCAGTTCGATCCCGAGCGGCTCGGCGCGTGTCCGGAGCACGGCGAGGGTCTGCGGCAGGGTGTCCTCGTCCACGACGAAGCGGTGCGACTTCGCCCGCCCGGCCCGGCGCACCAGCGTCATCGCCTCGGCGGCCGCGGTGGCCTCGTCGAGCAGGGAGGCGTTGGCGACCGGCAGCCCGGTGAGGTCGGCGACCATGGTCTGGAAGTTGAGCAGCGCTTCGAGGCGCCCCTGCGAAATCTCGGGTTGGTAGGGCGTGTAGGCGGTGTACCAGGCGGGGTTTTCGAGGACGTTCCGCCGGATCACGGGCGGGGTGACGGTGTCGTGGTACCCGAGCCCGATCATCGAGGCGGTCAGCCGGTTGCGCGAGGCCAGCTCGCGAAGTTCGGCGAGGGCCTGAGCTTCACTGGCGGGCGGAGGCAGCTCGAGCGGCTCGGCGGACTGCCGCAGCGACGACGGCACGGCCCGCTCGGCGAGTTCGTCGAGGGAAGCGACGCCGATGACGTCGAGGATGTGCCGCAGGTCGTCCGAACCGGGCCCGATGTGCCGGTCGAGGAAGGGAATCCCCTGTTCCAGCGAGGCAAGCGTCAGTTCCACGATGGCCTCCTGGGGACAGCGGTGCCGGACCGGGACGGCGATGTCCTGGTCCTCCCCACTCTGTCCGTACCTCCTTATGGAGGCGCCTGAGAGTTTCGCCCGCAGGTTGAGCCGGGCTTGCACCGTCGGCGGGGCCGTCAGGTGGTGACCTGACGACCCGCTTTCCAGAGGCGTCTCGTCCGCGCGGTCCAGGGTGCCTGAGAGGTTCCGGGGAGGACTTGCTCCTTCGGCGCCGAGCTCACTATGAGGCTCGGTCTCTCCCGCGCGGATTCGTCGACCGCAGGGAAAACCTTACCCCGTCTGCCGTAGCGGTGATCAACCGGTCTTGCGGGCGTTGCGGCGCTGGGTGAGTTCGTCCGGTTCGTGCGTCTCGACGATGCCGCCGTCGGCGCGTTCGGCTTGGAACTCGTGGATGGTTCCGCTGATTTCCTGCATCGCCCCGCTGACCGCGATGCCGAAGACGCCCTGTCCGCCCTGGAGCAGGTCGACGATCTCCTCCGGCGAGGTGCACTCGTAGACGGTGGTGCCGTCGGAGAAGAGCGTCACGCGCGCGAGGTCGCGGACGCCGCGGAGGCGCAGGTGGTCGACGGCGACCCGGATGTTCTGGAGGGAGACCCCGGTGTCGAGCAGCCGCTTGACCACCTTGAGCACCAGGATGTCCTTGAACGAGTACAGCCGCTGCGAGCCGGAGCCGTGCGCGGTGCGGATGCTGGGCGCGACCAGCTTCGTCCGGGCCCAGTAGTCGAGCTGACGGTAGGTGATCCCGGCGATCTGGCACGCGGCCGGGCCGCGGTAGCCCACCAGCTCGTCGGGCAGCGAGTCGTCGGGGAACAGTTCTCCCTGCTCACCAGTCGCGACCTCGACAGGCTGCTTCTCGGAACCAGCCTCGACCACGCAAGCCTCCCCTCGCCCGACCTGGCGGCCGGCGAATGACAGCCGGACGGTCCCAGGAGCGGGACCCACCGGAGATCAACCGCCACGATCCGGCCCCAGACCGTGAATCACACCGTGGCGATTTACCTCCTCCGACGGTAAGCGCCCGGACAGTGCCGGTCAACGCGACGCGCGGCAAGCCTCAACGGTCGGATGAGCCTTTGAGCCGTTCGCCGTACCCCGATCACCGTCCGGCCAAACTCGGTGGACACGTTTTACTCAGCCGTGTTAATTTTTACTCATGCGAGTAAACCCGGACCTCATGGCCGAAATGGGCCTCAGCGTCACCGAAGCCGCGCGCCGCGCGCAGATCGTCGGCGCGACCATCGGCGTCCTCGCCGACCTGGGCTACCGGCGCACCACGTTCGCCAAGATCAAGGAGCGCGCCGGGCTCAGCAGCACCCGGCTGATCTCCTACCACTTCACGAACAAGGCCGGCCTGATGCAGGCCGTGCTGAGCACGGTCGTCGAGACGAAGCACCAGTTCCTCACCGAACGCACCGGCGGCGAGCTCGACCCCGCCGACCGCCCCGGCTACCTGCGGGCGCACATCGAGACGTCGATCGCGTTCCTGCGCGCGTACCCGGAATGCGTCCGGGCCCTGACCGAGCTGGCCGCCAACGCCGACGACGCCGACGGCTGGGTGATGACGAAGGTGCTGGTCGACGACCTGCGCGTGCACGGCCTGGCCCGCCAGCTCAAGCAAGGCCAGGCCGAGGGCGTGTTCGGCGAGTTCACGCCCGAGGTGATGGCGATGTCCATCGCCCAGGCCGTCGACGGCGTCGCCGCGGCCTACGCGGCCGACCCTTCGTTGGACGTCGAAACGTACGGCCGCGAGATCGCCGAGACCTTCGTCAAGGCGACCGCGCCTTAGCGGGCTTGGTCGAGGCGTTCCTCGATGCGGGCCTTCGGGAACGCGCCGACGATCGTCGTCACGGGCTCGCCGTTCCGGAAGAGGATCATCGTCGGCAGGGACATGACCTGGTACGCCCGGGTCGTCTCCGGGTTCTCGTCGGCGTTGATCTTCCGGACGGACAGGGCGCCGGCGCGCTCGACGGCCAGCTGCGCCAGCACCGGGCCGACCATCCGGCAGGGCCCGCACCAGGTGGCCCAGAACTCGACCAGCACGGGCAGGTCGCTGCCGAGGACCTCGGCGGCGAACGTCGCATCGGTGACTTCGGAAACGGCGACAGCGGTCATGGCGGGCTCCTTCACGGGCGCGGGGATTCGGGCACGACACACGGATCGGGCGCCTGCCGGGTGAGGGCGCCGGCGAGCTTCGCGGCCAGTTCCGCGCGAATGCCGCCGAGCCGCGCGAGGAGCGCGTCCGCTTCTTCCAGCTTGCGGCGGTACACCTCGATCGAGCTCGCGCACGAGTCGCCGGTTTCGTGGCCGCTGCGCAGGCAGTCGACGAAGGGCCGGGTCTCGTCGAGGGACAGGCCGATCGTCTGCAGTGTCTGGATCTCTTTGACCAGGTGCAGGTCGTCCTCGTCGTACTCGCGGTAGCCGTTCGCCGAGCGACGGGCCGCCAGCAGGCCCTGGGCCTCGTAAAACCGCAGCGCACGGGTGGTGACACCCGTGCGCTGCGCAAGCTCTCCGATCCGCATGTCCCCGACGCTAGACGTTGACGTCCGCGTCAAGGCAAGTAACGGGACTCGCCGCGTGAGAATTTCGGGGGTCCGGGGGACTGCCCCCGGGCGGGGTCTGGGGGCTGCGCCCCCAGAAGACACACACCTGGCCGCCTGTGGCGAGCGCGTTCCGCGAGCGCGCTCGCCCGCGGATCAGGTGTCGGCTCCGCGGAAGTCTTCCGGGGAAACCGAGTCGAGGAACTCGCGGAACTTCTCGACCTCGTCCTCCTGCTCGTCCGGGATGATCAGGCCGGCCTCTTCCAGCACCGCGTCCACGGCGTGGATGGGGACGCCGATCCGCAGGGCCAGCGCGACCGAGTCGCTCGGCCGGGCGGACACCCGGATGTCACCGTCGAAGACGAGCTCCGCGAAGAACGTGCCCTCCTTCAGGTCGGTGATGACGACCTGCTCGAGCTCCCGGCCGAGCGCCCCGATGACCTCTTTCAGCAGGTCATGCGTGAGCGGACGGGCCGGGCGGACTCCCTGCTGCTCCAACGCGATGGCGGTCGCTTCGACCGAGCCGATCCAAATCGGCAGGTACCGTTCACCCTCGGTCTCCCGCAGCAACAAGATCGGCTGATTCGCGGGCAGCTCGACCCGCACACCGACGACGCGCATTTCGCTCATCGGGCTTCGCCTCCCTCTCGTGCACACGGGCTTCAGCGCCGAAACGGCTTCGCGCCGCCACTGTCGACGCTACCCGTCATCCGTGCGCTGTGCTCGCTGTCCGGACTCTCTCGGTTCGCCTGCCGCAAACCCGTGCCTTCACGGTACGGCATGCGGTGCCGAACATTCAGTCATTGACATGGGACCGCAAAGAGGATCTCACTGCCCCGTTACCGGTCAACACCCGGAGACGTCGCGGATTCCGGCCTTGACAAGGAGCGTGTGCAGGGTCACGGACAGTGCCGCGAGCTCCCGCACCACCTCGTCGGCCCGCGACTTGGCCTCCGGGTCACGATGCCGGTACACCGGCGTCACGATCTGCTCCAGCAGGCCGACCTCGCGGTCGGCCGCAGCGCGGAAGGCACGCAGGTGTCTCGGCTCGATACCGAATTCGGTCATCGCCTTCACCGTCCGCGCGACCAGCACCGCGTCCGGGTCGAAGAACCCGGCGGGACCGGACCGGACCAGGCCGTACTGCTGCAGTTCGGCCAGTGCGGGCGCGTCGATGCCGGCCTGCTCCAGGAGTTCCTCCTGGGTCAGGCGCAGCTCCTTGCCCGCGGTGAAGTCGTCCGCCATCGGCAGGCCGACGTTCTCCGCCGGCGCGTCGATGGGCACCAGCCGGCGCGGCGGCCGGGGCACGGCCGCGGCGGACCCGTTGCCCGAGTCCGCCGCGTCCAGCTGCTCCTTGATGACCTTCAACGGAAGGTAGTGGTCCCGCTGGGCGGCCAGGACGAACCTGAGACGCTCCACGTCCGCCGCGGCGAACTGCCGGTACCCCGACGGCGTCCGGCCCGGCTGGACCAGGCCTTCGGCTTCGAGGAACCGGATCTTGGAGATGGTGACATCGGGGAAGTCCCCGCGCAGCTGCGCCAGGACGGCCCCGATGCTCAACCCGTCACGTTGTGGCCGTCCGGCCGCCGTCACTGCGCCCCCTGGCCCCCGTGCCCCGGGCCGGTCAGGAAGACCAGGCGGAACTTCCCGATCTGGACCTCGTCGCCGCCGGCGAGGACGGCCTGGTCGACCGGCTCCCGGTTGACGTAGGTGCCGTTGAGGCTGCCGACGTCGATGACGACGAACTCGCCGCCCTCACGCCGGAATTCGGCGTGCCGGCGGGAGACCGTGACGTCGTCCAGGAAGATGTCGCTGTCCGGGTGCCGTCCGGCGCTGGTGGTGTCGCGGTCGAGCAGGAACCGCGAACCCGCGTTCGGGCCGCGCTTCACGACCAGCAGGGCCGAACCCGCCGGCAGGGCGTCGACACCCTGGACCGGGGCCTCCGGGGCCGGGACGGACTCGTGGCCTTCGGCTTCGGCCAGGAAGTCGGCCCGGAAGACAGAGGTCCGCTCCGGAGACTGCTCCGGGGGAACGCCGCCGGGCCCGTCGTTCGTGCTCACCTGAGCTCTCCTCCACACATGCTGTGTTGCCAGTACTCAAGAACGTGTAGCTGCCAACGTACCGTGCCTGATCGATTCTCCGAGCCCCGGCTCCCCGAACCGGCGCAGTGCGCCTCCGGCGGGGTTCAGCCCTTGGTCAGCGCGTCGTACGCTTCGGCCTCCAGCAGGGCTTCGAGCCCCGACGGGTCGTCGAGCCGGATCTCGATCAGCCAGCCCTCGCCGTACGGGTCGCTGTTGATCAGCTCCGGCGAGTCGGCGACCCCGTCGTTGACCGCGACGACCTCGCCGTCGACCGGCGCGAACAGCTCGGAGACGCTCTTGGTCGACTCGACCTCGCCGAAGACGTCGCCCGCGCTCACCTGCCTGCCGACCTCGGGCAGGTCGACGAACACGACGTCCCCGAGCTGGTCCTGCGCGTACTCGGTGATGCCCACCCGGACGAGCGTCTCCTCGCGGGTGGCGACCCACTCGTGTTCCTCGGTGTAGCGAAGCTCTTCAGGAGCGGACACCAGCGGTCCCCTTTCATGCCCTCACTGGCGAAAACGTGCTGGGCGAAGTCTTACACCCACACGGCGCAGCCGCCCGCCACGACCCGGGGAAAGGGCCACGTTCAGTCGTCTCCGGCGCCGCGCAGCGCGTTGCGCGCCTGCACGACGTAGAGCACGCCCGACCAGACGTAGAGGACCGCGCCCCAGATCGTGAAGGCGTAGCCGATCGGCCGGGCGACCGCGGCGACGTCCGAGCCGCCCTGCGCGAGCAGCAGGAGCGGGAAGGCGTACATCAGGACGAAGGTCGCGCCCTTGCCGAGGTAGGTGACCTCGGGCGGGGCGAAGCCGCGGCGGCGCAGCGCGAACACGCAGCCGCCGAGCACGGCTTCCCGCAGCACGAGCGGCACGACGACCCACCAGGGGATGATGTCGCGGACCAGGAACGCGATGAGCGTCGCGAGGATGTACAGCCGGTCGGCCGCCGGGTCGAGCAGCTGCCCCAGCCGGGACATCTGGTTGAGCCAGCGGGCCAGCTTGCCGTCGAGCCAGTCGGTCAGGGCGCTGAACACCAGCAGGGCGAGCGCCCAGCCGTCCTCCTTCGGGCCCAGCAGCAGCCAGAGGAACACCGGCACGCCGGCCAGCCGCAGCAGCGACAGGATGTTCGGGACATTGAAGGCCTGCTTCAGCAGGGACGGTTCGGCGCTCGCCTGAGCGGCTGGGTCCGGCGCGGCTGTGCTCACCGGCCAATTAAACAGCGGAAGGGGGCCGGGCCGCCCGGTGGTGCGGCCCGGGCGGCGTCAGCTCGCGCGGTGGTGGCTCCAGCCGCGTCGCTGCAGCTCCGCGCTGCTCAGCGACTCGGGACGGCCACGGAAGTCGGTGCCCATCCAGCGGGCGCGGCCGATGCGTCCCTCGAGGACGTACGGACGGCCGCCGCACCAGACCACGGTGCAGGGGACGGTCGGCGGACTGGACGGGTCTTCGGTGCTGGTCACAGCGTCGTCGTTCATCGCTCTCACGGGCTCGGGACGGGTTTCGGGGACGGGAAGCTCTGCGGCCTCCACCAAGATCTTCGGTCCCCGAGGCCGGAATGTTAACGGGAACGCCGGGAATTAGACCGATCGATTCTTCATGGCAGCGTGAGGTTTCGGAGCGTGAACGGAATGTTAATTGTCCATTGTGGACGGTCTTTCGGCGGCCACCGGCGCGGGCCGCCGCCCGGCTGGAGTAATCTCCGGCACACTCGTGGGCGAGCCGGTCCACGGGGCCCCGGCCGGGATGGGCCAGAATGACCGGGTCGGCCTGACCGGGGAGGAACGATCGCGGTGCCCCACCCAGCCACCACGAGGACGTGGCGGCCGTTGCTCGCGGCCTGCCTCGCCGTCCCCGCGCTCGCGGCCTGCGCCGGCGACCCGGCCGCGCAGGCGCCCCCTCCCCCGCCTTCCTCCGCGGCAGCGGCGCCCACCACGGCGACGCCGCCGGGCACCACTCCGCCGCCCTCGGCCGCGACCGGCGGTACGTCCGCGCCGGCCCCGGTGACCAAGCCGTCCGGAGCGCCGCCGACGGTGCCCGGGTCGTGCGGCACGGTCACCGCCGCCAGCGGGCTCACGCTGTACGTCTTCGACAGCGGCTCCGCCGGGGTCACCTGCGCCACGGCGACCAAGCTCGTCGGCGACTTCCACCGCAAGATCGCCGGGCGCCAGGGCACCGGCTCGAACGACGCGGTGAACGAGACCGTCGACGGCTGGCTGTGCACGTCCGGTCCGCCCGCCGCGCAGGGCGGCACCACCTGTACCAAGGGCGAGCAGACGGTGTTCGCCGCCGTCGTGCCGTCCGAGTGAGTCCGCTGCCGTCCCGTCCGCTCCTGAAGGGCCCATGAAGACACTCGCGTACCCCCTGCTGCTCGTCGCCGCGACCGCCGCACTGGCCGGCTGCGCGGGCGGCGACCCGGCGCCCGTCAGTGCGGCAGTCTCGCCGTCCGCCACTGTCCCGGCCGCGGTGGCGGCAGTCGAGTCGACGGCACCGGGCGTGCCCTGCGGCGAAGTCCCGGGTGCGGGCGGCGCGAAGACAGCCGTCGTGGCCCACGGCAAGGTGGACTGCGCCGCGGCGACGAAGCTGCTGAAGGACTACTTCGCGAAGCTGACCCCGGCGGAGGCCGCCTCCGCGGACGGCCCGGGCCCGGTGGTGCTCGACGAGTGGACGTGCGGCAGCGGCCCGAACGACCCGGTGACGGCGTGCTCCACCGAAGACGGCCGCCAGGTCGAAGGCACGCGCGCCTGACCGCCCGCCCCACCGCATGTCATGAACGAGTCGTTCATGACGTCTGAGGTCATGAACGACTCTTTCATGACGTCCGCGGCCCCGGTGAGCTGCCGGAGTCAGGACTTGGGTCGGGGAAGTCCTCCTCGCGGTACTCCGTCGCTTCGGCGCGCTTCGGGTCGCTCTCACGACCTCGCAGCTCGACGCGGCGGATCTTGCCCGAGATCGTCTTCGGCAGCTCCGCGAACTCGAGCCGCCGGATCCGCTTGTACGGCGCCAAGTGCTCGCGGCAGTACGCCAGGATCGACCGCGCGGTCGCCGCGTCCGGGGAGAACCCCGCGGCCAGCACGACGTACGCCTTGGGCACCGCGAGCCGGATCGGGTCGGGGGCCGGGACCACCGCCGCCTCCGCCACCGCCTCGTGCTCGATGAGGACGCTCTCCAGCTCGAACGGCGAGATCCGGTAGTCCGACGCCTTGAACACGTCGTCCGTGCGCCCGACGTACGTGATGTAGCCGCGCTCGTCGATCGAACCGACGTCACCGGTGTGGTAGTAGCCGCCGCCGAACGCCGCCGAGGTGCGCTCGTCGTCGTCCGCGTAGCCCGTCATCAGGCCCACCGGGCGGTGGGCGAGGTCGAGGCAGATCTCGCCCTCCGATGCCCGCTCGCCGCTGATCGGGTCGACCAGCGCCACCACGAACCCGGGCAGCGGGCGGCCCATCGAGCCGGGCACGACGTCCTGCCCCGGCGTGTTGGCGATCTGGACGCTGCTCTCCGTCTGCCCGAAGCCGTCGCGGATGGTGACGCCCCACGCCTTCCGGACCTGGTCGATCACCTCGGGGTTGAGCGGCTCCCCCGCGCCAACGACCTTGCGCGGCGGGGTCTTCAGCGCCGTCAGGTCGGCCTGGATGAGCATCCGCCACACCGTCGGCGGGGCGCAGAAGCTCGTCACCCCGCACCGGTCCAGCTGCGCCAGCAACGCGCCCGCGTCGAACCGGTTGTAGTTGTAGAGGAATACCGTGGCCTCGGCGTTCCAGGGTGCGAAGAAGTTGCTCCACGCGTGCTTCGCCCAGCCCGGCGAGGAGATGTTCAGGTGGACGTCGCCCGGTTCCAGCCCGATCCAGTACATCGTGGAAAGGTGGCCCACCGGGTACGAGACGTGCGTGTGCTGCACCAGCTTGGGCTTCGCCGTCGTGCCGGAGGTGAAGTAGAGCAGCAGCGGATCGCCGGCCCGGGTCGGGGCGTCCGGCGTGAACTCCGGCGACTGCGCGAACGCGGCCGAGTACGAAAGCCAGCCCTCGACCGGCTCGCCCACGGCGATGCGCGTGTAGTCGCCTTCGATTCCGTCGAACTTCGGCGCGTCCACCGCCCGGACGACGACGTGCTTGGCCGCGCCGCGCTCGACGCGGTCGGTCAGGTCGGCCGGCCCGAGCAGCGTGGACGCCGGGATGATCACGGCGCCGAGCTTGATCGCGGCGAGGATCGTCTCCCACAGCTCGCCCTGGTTGCCCAGCATGAGGATCAGCCGGTCGCCGCGGCGGACGCCGAGGACGCGCAGCCAGTTCGCCACCTGGTTGGACCGGCCCGACATCTCGGGGTAGGTCCAGCGGCTCTCGCTGCCGTCCTCTTCGACGATCCACAGGGCGTCCCGCTCGGCGTTGTCGGGGTCGTGCGCGACGACGTCGAACCAGTCGATCGCCCAGTTGAACTCGTCGAACTCCGGCCAGGCGAAGTCCCGGTAGGCCGTGTCGTAGTCCTCGCGGCGGGCCTGCAGGTAGTCCCGCGCGACGCGGAACGCGTGGTGGACAGTCGAAGCGCTCACGCTACCTCCTCTATTCGCCCTTGAACTCCGGCTTCCGGCGCTCCATGAAGGCCTGGACCGCTTCGCCGAGGTCCTTGCTGGGCAGGAACGCCGAGTTCCACGCCGCGACGTACCGGAGGCCGTCGGCGACCTGGCGCTCGGTGTTCGCCGCCAGTACCTGCTTCGTACCCTGCACCACCAGCGGCGGGTTCGCAGCGATCTCCCCGGCGAGTTCGCGGGCGGCCTTCAGCACGGCTTCCTGGTCCGCGTGGACGTCGTTGACCAGGCCGATCTTCTCGGCGCGGGCGGCGTCGATGTCCTTGCCGGTCAGGGCCAGCTCCCGCAGATGCCCTTCGCCGACGATCGAGGCCAGCCGCTGGAGGCTGCCGAGGTCCGCGACGATCGCGACACGCACTTCGCGGACGCTGAACTTGGCGTCAGCGCTGGCCAGCCGGACGTCCGCGGCCGCGACGACGTCGACCCCGCCGCCGATGCACCAGCCGGACACGGCCGCGACGACCGGTTTGCGGCATTCCGCGATCGAGCTGACCGCCGCCTGCAGCGACCGGACCTGGTCGAGGAACGCCGTGCGCGGGCCGGCCAGGTTGTCCGGGCCCAGCATCGGCGCCCAGTCGCCCATCATCGCCGGCAGGTCGAGGCCGTAGGAGAAGTTCGTCCCGCTGCCGGTCAGCACCACGGCCCTGACCTGCGGGTCAGCATCCAGCGCGCGGAACACCTGCGGCAGCTCGCGCCAGAAGTCCGGCCCCATCGCGTTGCCCTTCGACGGGCCGAGCAGCGTCACTTCGGCCACAGGGCCGTCGACGTCGACCTTCAGGGACACGAGGTCGGGCAAACTGTCAGCAGTAGCGGTCATGGGGTCATCTTGACCCATGCTCGCGGCGACCCGCCATTGGCACCTTGTCAATTGACCCCATGGTCACCGTGCCAACCTGGTCGGGGGATGCTTTCCTGAAAGAGACTCACCCCCACGACACGGGGAGGACGGTGGGACATGAGCCCGGCCAGCGCGACCGCGATCGAACCCGAACCCCCCGCCGCGCCCGCCCGGCGCGAGTCCCGCCCGATCGAGCTGACCGGCTCCTTCGACCACGAGGGACACCGGCTCTGGTACACCGAGTTCGGCAGCGGTGACAAGGTCGTCGTCCTCACCCACGGCATCATGCTGACCCGCCGGATGCACGCGCCCCTCGCGCGCCGGCTGGCCCGCGCCGGCTTCCGGGTGATCACCCTCGACCTGCTCGGCCACGGCGACTCCGACCGGCCGACCGAGTCGTGGCTGTACTCGATGCCCTCGTTCGCCGAGCAGACCCTGGCGCTGCTGGACCACCTCGAGGTCGAGTCGGCCGTCATCGGCGGGACGTCGCTGGGCGCGAACGTCTCGCTGGAAGTGGCGGTGCTGGCCCCCGAGCGGGCACGCGGGCTGGTCGTCGAGATGCCGGTGCTGGACAACGCGATCGTCG
This window of the Amycolatopsis balhimycina FH 1894 genome carries:
- a CDS encoding alpha/beta fold hydrolase, which produces MSPASATAIEPEPPAAPARRESRPIELTGSFDHEGHRLWYTEFGSGDKVVVLTHGIMLTRRMHAPLARRLARAGFRVITLDLLGHGDSDRPTESWLYSMPSFAEQTLALLDHLEVESAVIGGTSLGANVSLEVAVLAPERARGLVVEMPVLDNAIVAGLFTFAPLLMAARFLPFTVQAVALAASVVPHGNQWVDVVTDTLSQRPAPMAALLHGVLFGRIAPPKSVRRKITTRALVIGHEGDPIHPFGDADTLAADMPDAEFVQARSPVELRLDPTRLSDAIRDFAASCY